The genomic region CGAACTTTTGCCGCTGCCCGCCAATCCAACCAGGGCGATAATTTTTGCGTATGGTTGTGTCATGTACTAATTTTAACAATTTGTTGACATTCTTCCAAATAGAGAGTATCTTTAAGCTACACACTATGGAAACACTTCATGGACATACTGAAGAGTTACCTCAGAATTCTCCTTCTGACCTTGATATTAAGGGTCAAGAAAATCCAGCAAATAATTATAAGATAATGGCTCAGGTTGAAGAGCTGGAATCGAAATTTGATCGTAATCTGGACGGTAGCGAGAAATGGCAGAGGCTTGTTAGCGAGCCTATCGAGGATCAATATAGGCAGCGTTGGATGATTTGGAAAAATCCTACCGCTTCGTCATCTAACCCGAAGGATCGATACCAAGTATATAAGATACCTAATGATGAAGATGAGTTCAGATATGCTTTCATAAAAGCGCTTGAGATTGATCGTTACCCTGGGCGCCACAAAACGTCTTATGAGTTTTTTGTTGGTCCTGATGACGAAGGCATAGATGAGACTATAACGATATTCTTTGATGACAATAGAGAAATTGAGTATGTCCATTGTTATAGCTTTCTGAAGGAGCGCGAGATAAGGGAGGCGAAGTACGAAAGAGCGCGGAAGAAACTTGCTGAGGCGTCAATAATCAATTCTCTGACGATAGCCGCTTAAATGCTACAATAGAAGTATGAAGCGTCTAGTGGTTATTGATGGAAAGTCGGTGTTTTACCGAGGTTATTATGCTATGCCGGGATTGTCGATGGCTGACGGAACTCCGACTGGTGGTGTGTATGGATTTGTAAGTTTGGCAATTGAGTTAATTAAGAAATTGGAGCCGGATTATGTGGCGGTAGCTTGGGATAAGCGCGGTACAAATATTCGCAAGCGGCGGGAATTGTATCCAGAATATAAAGCTGGTCGCAAGCCAGCGCCAGATGACTTTTACCAGCAAATTCCGATTTTACACGAGCTGCTCGATGCATTTGGCTGGCCGCTTTATGAAATTGATGATTACGAGGCGGACGACATTCTGGGCGCGTTTGCCAGGCAAGCGGAATCTCGCGGAATTGAAACGTGCTTGATAACGTCGGATTTGGACGCATTGCAATTGATATCACCGATGACCAAAGTTTACGCCATGAAAAATGGTTTAAGGAATATCGAGGAATTTACGGCGGAACATTTTGAAGAAAAATATGGAATTCGGACGGAACAATTCTTAGATTTGAAAGCACTAAAGGGTGATTCCAGTGATAATTTGCCGGGAGTGCCGGGAATTGGTGAGAAAACGGCGGTGAAATTATTGCAAGAATATGAAACGCTGGACGGAGTTTATGAACATCTGGACGAGCAAAAAGGCGCGTTGCGAACGAAGTTGGAAAATGGTCGTGAGTCGGCATATTTGACCAAGCAAGTGGCGGAAATTTGGACGGATGCGCCGATTGAACTGGACTGGGATGTGGCGGATGTTAATGATTGCGACTTTGCGCGAGTAACGGAAATTCTGCAGAAGTTGGAGTTTAATTCGCTGATTGGACGATTGCCGCGAACGATGCGAATGGCGGAAAATGAGAAAAAAGAAGAACCGAAGTTGGATATTCCACGAATTGAAAAATTGCCCGATATGCCAATGTTTGAGTCGGAAAATATAATATATATCGATTCGTCGGAGCCTGACGTAATTTACATAAGCTCAAATCCTGAGTCGGTGTGGACGGCGAAAATTAGCGAAATTAGTCAATCTGTGTGGCAATTACTGGCGCAGGGAACTGTGATCGCGGCGGACGTTAAGCAGTTGTATCATGCGCTGGATAATCATGGCGTGGCGGTGCGTTTTCATGAGGTTTGTGACGTTGGGCAGGCGGCGTTTTTGATTGATCCACTGAAGCGCGATCGTAGTTTGAATGCGCTGTCTGGTGATTTTTCTGATGACAATTCCGCGCCTTATCAATTGGCTCGCTTGCATAAAATTTATCGTGAACAAAAAGTTTACATGTCAAACAATTCGCAAATTGCGCGCGTGGCTTACGAGTTTGATTTTCCAGTAATTTGGGCGCTATTCCAGATGGAAAAACGCGGGATGAAGTTGGACGACACGCTATTAAAACAGATGGGCGATGAGCTGGCGGCGGAAGTTCGTGAGCTTGAACAACAAATGTATTCCATGGCTGGATATGAGTTTAACGCGTCTAGTCCAGCGCAACTTTCTGAGGTTTTGTTTACCAAATTACAATTACCAACCGTGGGCATAAAAAAGGGAAAAACTGGATATTCAACAGGTCAAAAAGAGTTGGACAAATTACGTGGACAACATCCGATTATCGAGTTGATTGAGCGATATCGAGAATTGACCAAATTGATCAGCACGTACATTGAGGCGTTACCAAAATTGATGGCGACTGATGGGCGAATTCACACTACGTTTAATCAGGATGTAACCAGCACGGGGCGGCTGAGCAGTACAAATCCGAATTTACAGAATATTCCGGTGCGGACTGAACTGGGTAGGAAAATTCGCCAGGCGTTTGTTCCGAGTGATGGTAAAGTTTTTGTCGGCGCGGATTATTCACAATTTGAATTGAGGCTGGCGGCTGTGCTGGCGGGTGACGAGAAGTTGATTGAAGACTTTAATAGCGATGTTGATATTCACGCAAAAACGGCGGCGGAAACATACGGAATGTCGATTGACGAAGTAAGCAAATCTCAGCGTCGAGCAGCGAAAGTGATCAATTTTGGTGTACTTTACGGAATGAGCCCGCACGGTTTGGCGGCGGCTACGGGAATGTCATTTACAGAGGCGAAAAAGTTTATTGATCATTATTTTGAGGTGCGAAAGCCGATTCGTCAGTACTTGGATAAAATTCTAACTCAAGCGCGAGAACAGGGATTTGTTGAAACGTATTTCGGCAGGCGACGACCAACGCCTGATGTAAAATCGAGCAATTTTATGGTTCGGTCTTCGGCGGAAAGAGCTGCGATGAATATGCCAATTCAAGGCACGGAAGCGGATTTGATGAAATTGGCGATGATTCGGCTGGAGGATAAATTGTCAGGTTTGGCTGACGCGATTTTACAGGTTCATGATTCGATTTTGGTGGAATGCAAACCTGAAGACGTCCAGAAAGTCAGCGAGATTATGAAAGCGGAAATGGAAGGCGTTTGTCCGGAATTGCCGATTAAATTGAAAGTAGATGTCGGTACGGGCGTAAATTGGGGTGAAGTATAGAAAATATGGTATAATTATGCCATGAAATACACTCAACGACGAAATTCATTTTCTCGATTTGTACCAATTTTGCTGGTTATTGTTATCACGGTTGTGGCGGTAGCAGCGGTTATTGCGATTGGTCGAGCATTATTTGGCAAAAACGATTCAGGTCAAACAACGGATCAGAATGTTAACGTAGGGCAAGTTGCTTTGTTGTCGACGGACGCGGGAAGCGCGGTTCGATTGACAGTACGCGGACCAATTGTAGCGAATGAGAATTTCCGCTCATATAGCATCACTATTTCGCCAGAATCTCGCGAAATGACGACGTACGAGGGATATTTAGATAAGCCGATTGCAGAGAAAAAATTGGACAATAACAGCAAGGCTTATACGGAGCTGGTTTATGCGCTCGATAAGCGAAAAATGATGGAAGGTACGCCGCTGACTGAGCAGCAAAACGATTTGCGCGGGATTTGTGCTAGCGGTAAAATTTACAAATTCGAAACTTTGAAGGATAATTCCGTTGTGAAGAGTTTGTGGACGTCGGATTGTAGCGGCTCTAAGGGCTCAGCACAAGCTAATGTAAACGAGATTTTGGATATGTTTTTGAAGCAAATTCCTGACGGTAAGAAAATGGCGGCTGGAATTGGACTAAGTCAAGAAGAAGCTTTGTTTAAGCTGTAGGACTCGCCGAATGCCCGAGCTACCCGAAGTTGAGACAGTTCGTCGCGGTTTGGCGGATTTATTACCAGGTCAGGCTGTTGTACGAGCTACGGTATTTGATTCGCCAAAAAGCTTTCCGAATTCGCCAATTGACGTTCAGCAATTTTTATATGGTGCGCATGTAACGGCGGTGCGACGTCGCGCAAAAGTGCTGATGATTGATCTTGATACGCGTTATTCGCTGGTGATACATCTTAAGATGACTGGGCAATTAATTTTTCGTGGGGCTAATAGTTTTGCTGGTGGTCATCCGAATGATAGTTTGATCGGTGAATTGCCTGATAAGTCGACACGAGTGCAAATTGATTTTACGGATGGTTCACACTTATTTTTCAATGATCAGCGTAAGTTTGGCTGGATGAAATTGATGCCGACCGATGAGATAGGAAATTTGCCGTTTATGCAGAAAGTTGGTCCGGAACCACTCGATAAAAAAACCGAGGCAGGTGATTTTATTAAACGAATTCGCCGTCGGCAAAATTCGATGATAAAGCCAGCGTTTCTTGATCAGTCGGTGATCGCTGGGGTTGGTAATATTTATGCCGATGAAGCTCTGTGGGCTGCGAAAATTCACCCCCAAACGCGAGTTAAAAACGTTAGCGATAAACAATTAGAAAAACTATTTCATGAACTGCGTCAGATTCTACAATTGAGCATTGATCAGGGCGGCTCGACGGATAAAAATTATGTTGACGCTGAAGGCAGGAAAGGGAATTATCTGTCGTTTGCGCATGTATTTCGTCGGGAAGGTCAGCCGTGCCATCGACATCCTGATCAAGATATTGTAAAGATGAGGGTTTCTGGACGCGGTACGCATATTTGTCCAGTTTGCCAAGTGGAGGCGAAGTGATTTACCTTTTTTACGGCGAAAACGAATTCGAGAAACGGCGGGCAATTGCTAAGCTGATCGGCGATGAAAAAGTGGCGCGACATGATGGCGAAGATTTGACGCTGGCTGGAACGCAGGAAATAGCAATTGGGCAGACGCTGTTTATGAACTCGTCGGTGTATTTGATTTCAAAACTAGGCGAAAATTCTGAGATTTGGTCGCAACTTCCAGATATGAAGTTTGACGATGACAGGACGATTATTCTGGTGGAAGATAAAATTGATAAGCGAACGAAAACGTATAAGTGGCTGCAGAAAAATGCCAAAGTTCAGGAATTTTCACCGCTTAGTGATCGTCAAAAACCGCAGCTTTTAAAGTGGTGCGTAGCGGAGGCGAAGGTTCGCGAGTGTGAGTTAACGAATCGTCAAGCAGAGATAATTATTGATCGTTTGGGATTTGATCAGTTGCGACTAAGCAATTTTTTGGATCAATTGGCGCTGGCGGAGAAGGTGACGGATGATTTAATTGACAACTTCATACCTCTGGCGAGGACGGAGAATATGTTTGATTTGTTTGTTTCGGCGCTGGCGGGTGATTATGGTAGAGTTCACGATATAATTAGCTATTTGGAGTCGGAAAGTGGCGTTGATGGCGCTTATCAGACAATGGGGTTGCTCGCCTCGCAGGCAACTAACTTGACGGCGTTAGTTTTGGCTGGCGGCGACAGTAAGTCGGTGGCTTCGGATTTTTCGGCTAATCCGTATGTTTTACGAAAATTGGCGTCTTCAGCAAAAGGTGTCGATAAGAAAAAACTGAAAAGGATAAATGACGCACTACTTCGGGCGGACTTGCAAATGAAAACAACTTCTGTAAATCCGTGGCTGCTTGTGGAGGCGGCGCTGGTTGGAATTGGAAAATAAAAATACCCCAGTTAATTCCGGGGTATTTTCTAGTAATCTTTACAGATTATTTTTCAGATTTCTTAACAGCTGGCTTCTTTGCTGGAGCTTTTTTAGTAGCAGTTTTCTTAGCTGTTGCTGGCTTTGCAGCTGGTTTTTTAGCAGCTTCTAATGTAACACCTGCTTTTTTAGCAATTTTGCTTAATGCGCTCTTTCGGCGAGCAGCAGTGTTTTTCTTAATCAAGCCTTTTTTAACGGCGGTGTCGATTTCGCTTTGTGCTGCAGCAAGAGTTTTTGCACTTGGTTCTGCAGAGAAAGCTTTAACAGCAGTCTTAATGTCTTTTTTAATGCTGATGTTTCGCTCGCGGCGCTTTAAGGTTTGTTTAGCACGCTTGATGGCGGATTTGATGATTGGCATGTTTCTCCTTTACCTCTATAGATTTGTATCGCTAATCAGGAAGAATTATACAGAAAATAGCATAAATTGTAAAGAGGCGGCTTAGATATTGACTTTATGGTACTGCTTATGGTATAGTGATGCCAAGCGTAATTACAAAAAACAAACATAGGAAAAATCATGTCAAACGGATCAGCAAAGCAAAAAGTAATCCAGAGCATCAAGGATGTAACTAATATTTTAGTGACGGTGAGTTCTAGCCCGTCGGTCGACGAATTGTCGGCAGCATTAGGATTGACGATTTTCCTCAATAAACTAGGGAAGCACGCTACGGCTGTGTTTAGCGGCGACATTCCGCCAGCAATTACGTTTTTGAATCCTGATAAGACGTTTGAGCAGACCGCAGATTCTTTACGTGATTTTATTATTGCCTTGGATAAAGAGAAGGCTGACCATTTGCGCTATAAAGTTGTTGACGACGCCGTAAAGATTTTCATTACGCCATATCGTACGACGATTACCGATAAAGACTTGGAATTTTCACAGGGCGATTATAACGTTGAGCTAGTTCTGGCGCTAAATGTTGAAAATAGTGAAAGTATTGATACGGCTTTGACTGCGCACGGTAAGATTTTGCACGATGCTACGGTTGTGGCTATAACAGCGGGCGACGTAAAGAGTGGTCTTGGTTCTGTTGATTGGCACGAATCTAACGCGAGTGGTGTGAGTGAAATGGTTGTTGAGCTTCTTGATGATCTGAAGACGCCGAAGGTGACTTTGGATGAGCAGATGGCGACGGCTTTGCTTACGGGAATTGTTGCAGTGACTGACCGATTTAGTAATGGAAATACGTCATCAAAGGTTATGACTACGGCCGCAGAACTTATGGCAGCTGGCGCAAATCAGCAATTGGTGGTTTCAAAGATTGCAGAGGGCGAAGTAGAGGATACGCCGCAGAAGATTGAAAAGACCGAAGAAAAATCTCCAGAAAAAGAAGAAGCTTCAGAGGATAAAACTGAAGAAGTAGAGAAAGATGAGGAAACTGTACACGCGGACGGAACTTTGTCGATTAGCCACGAAAAGAAGGGCGATGTTGATGAAGTGGCTGAACAAACAGCAAAGGAAAAGCAAGAAGAGTCTGCTAGGATTGCTGAAGAGAAATTGGCTAAAATTGAGCCAATAAAAGAGGAGCCGCAAGCCGAGGAAGAAAAGCCTAGTGAAAAAATAGTTTCAAAGGGCGAACTTTCTTTTGAGGAAACTCCACTGATGGGTGGCACTCTGAACGCAACGACTACACAGGCTGCCGAGGATAAGATTAGGGAATTGGCTAGCGATCAAAATAAAACCATTTTAACGCACGGTAAATACGTGGGCGATAACACGCCGTCGTTTGGCAATACTCCGTTAAATGCGGCTATGGGCGCGTCTGATGAACCACCAAAGATTGATCCGTTCGCGACAACTAACGCTGCTGAGCAAAAATTGTCGACGATACCTGTTGCGCCTCAATCTGAAGAGTCAATTATTTCGGCAATTACTAACGACACAAATCAATTAAATAATCTAGTAGCGCCAGCTCCGAGTCAGCCGATTGCGCCAATTGAGCCAGCAATAACAAATCCTGAAAATAACATACCAGGCTTTGATTTGCCGATGCCGCCAGCAATGCCGGATTTCGGTGCCTTGCCGCCGATGCCGCCAGCGCCTACGGGTGTTGATGTAAATGGCTTGCCACAGATTGCACCGCTAGGGGTGGCTCCTGAGCCAGTAGCCGCTCCGCAAGCTCCAGCGCCTGCGCCGATCACCGCGATGCCAACTCAGCCAGCTCAAAACGCAGACTTCAATCCAGCGCAATTCCACATCCCAGGACAATAGTTGATGGACGAAGTGATTCTCATAGACAAACCTCAGGGAATGACTAGCTTTGGGGTGGTAGCGCGCTTGCGACGAGTTTTATCTAATCAGGCGGGAAAGAAAGTGAAGGTTGGTCACACGGGTACGCTTGATCCGTTTGCTACTGGGCTAATGATTATTGTGACTGGTAAAAAATGTCGAGAAGCTGAAGCGTTCACTAAACTGGATAAATGGTACGAGGCGGAAATTATTCTGGGCAAGAATAGTTCGACGGGCGACCCAGAAGGCGAAATTACTGATGTGTCTGATTATGAGCCGAGTTTGGAAGAAGTTCGGAAAGTGATTAGTCAATTTGTAGGAAAAATTGAGCAGACGCCGCCGATTTTTAGCGCAATAAAAATTAACGGTGAAAGAGCGTATAAATTGGCGCGTAAAGGTAAACAAGTTGAGATTCCTAAGCGTGTGATAGAAATTTACTCGTTGGAACTATTGGCATACGAATATCCCAAATTAAAGATCAGAACTCACGTTTCAAGCGGAACTTATATTCGAACGTTAGCGGTAGATATTGGCGAGAAACTAGGGACGAGTGCGTATTGTGAGAATTTGCGTCGTACGAAAATTGCTGACTATTCTATTGACGCAGCAAAGACTCTGGCGGACTTTGGAATTACTAGCTAATTGCAAAAAACAGAGAAGCTTGGTATAATTACAGAGCTATGATTAGCAAAGAAAATAAAGCGAAAGCAATTGCTTTGACTCAGGTCAATAAAAACGACGTCGGTAGCCCACAAGCTCAGGTGTCAGTTTTGACGGCTCGTATCAAAGAAGTCACGGAGCATTTGAAGGCGAATAAGCACGACTTCATGGCTCGTCGCGGCTTGATCCAAATGGTTGGTAAGCGCAAGCGTTTGCTGAAATATTTGGAGCGAACTGATTTTGAGAGTTACAAAGCAGTTGTTGCCAAATTAGGTTTGCGTAAATAATTTACGTTAAAAACTGCTTAAATCCCCTTTGACGAAAAGGGGATTTTTGTTGTTCTGGCTATTTTTTCAATTTGGCGATAATCACATCTCGTCCGTCGTTTGCGCCGCCCAAGGTGCAGGAATAAAGAGTTAATTGCGGCTGATCTGTGCGTTGTTCAATTTCCACGGCGTCTGGTTTAACGCTTTGTTTTTCGCTGATGACGTAATTGTAACGCACGCCGTTATAGTCAATGATAATTTCATCGCCGACAGTCAATTTATTGATATTATAAAAAGGTGATTTTCTGAGCGTCTGCTGAGGAGTTAATCCCATAATAAAACGGTGCGCAGATAAGACAAAATTGCCGCCATCTTTTGGGTTGCCGTTTTCTGGTTTACGCCACCACGCACCATGTTCCATTGTCTCGGCGCCGCCAGTGCTATAAGGCAAATTTATGTCGATTTTCGGTATATAAAGTCGATTTTCGGTAATTTTATTCTCAGTTTTAGTGATGAGATGAGTGGTGTGGTTGTCTTTTGGATTGATGTTTTGCGACAAAATAAGGGGCGTGCCGATGAGAGCAAGCAAGTAAACTCCGCCAAGAATCATCAAGATTGCGATTATAGTTAAGATATAGCTTTTCCAGCTTTTCTGGCGATTTTTTACTGAATCTAGCTGAAGTGACATAAATAAATTATAGCACACTCGTCTGTTAATAAGGTTATGTTAAGTGCGCTCGCGGCTGGCGTTTGGGCTGAGGTTTTAGTATAATGTAAGGAGCAATTTGTAACGCGGAAGTGATAGAGATGAGACGACTAAATTGCCAAGTAATTTCATCCCTGTTACTACCGCAAGAAAGGAGCTCTTTATGAGTATTATCAATCCAAGCGGCAAGGAGATTTTTAGTGTTACCACTGATTTTTGTGGTCGGCCGCTGACTTTAGAAGTGAATCGCGTCGGTTTTAGGACGACTGGTAGCGTTTTGGTGCGCTATGGCGACACTGTAGTTTTGGGTAGCGCTCAAGTTAGTCCGCGTCCAGTGCAATTGGATTATTTTCCATTGTCAATTGATTATGAAGAAAAATTTTATGCAGCGGGTAAGATTTCTGGCAGCCGATTTATTAAGCGCGAAGGTCGCCCAAGCGATGAAGCTGTGCTGATTGGTCGATTGATTGATCGTCCGATTCGTCCGCTTTTCCCGAAAGGTTATCGACAGGAAATTCAAGTCGTCGCGACTGTTTTGAGTATGGATCCGAGTTTCCGTCCAGATGTGATTGCGATGATTGCTGCGTCTAGTGCGTTAATGTTAACTGGTACGCCGTTTGATGGTCCAGTGGCTGGTTTGCGCGTGGGTCGAGTCAATGGCGAATTTAAGGCGTTCTTGACTCCGGAAGAGCGCGAAAAGTCGGATCTTGATTTGGTTGTGGCTGGTATTGAAAGCGGTATAACAATGGTCGAGGCTGGTGCTAAAGAAGTTTCGGAAGATGTTATTGTTGATGCGATGACATGGGCTCACCAGATGATGCAGCCAGCGATTGCCCTGCAACGCGAACTGGCGGAAAAAGTTGCGCCAGCACAGCAGGAATACGATTTAATTTTGCCAGACGAATCAATTCAGCAGACAGTTAACGCGTGGACTGATGGGAAATTTGGTGAGAAAATCCGTCGCCCGTATCCAGAGCGCAATGAAATGATTAGCGAAATTCGCGCTGAGTTCCATGAGGCGATGGCGGAAAAATTGGGACTGGACGAGGAAGAATATAGCGAAGTTCGTAGCGATTACGATGAAGCGTTCACTTTGGCTTTACATAAAGATGTTCGCCGGGGAATTGTTACCGAACGAGTTCGTCCTGATGGTCGACAATTGACCGAGGTTCGTCCGCTCAGTTCGGAAGTTGGATTCTTGCCGCGCGCTCACGGTTCCAGCTTGTTTACGCGTGGCGTGACTCAAGGAATGAATATTGTGACTTTGGCGCCGCTTAGTTATTCGCAATTGATTGACACTATGGAAATTACCGACGGTGAGCGACGTTATATGCATCATTACAATGCGCCGGGCTATACGGTTGGTGAGGTCAAGCGAATGGGCAGTCCAGGTCGACGTGAAATTGGTCACGGATACTTGGCGGAACGTGCTTTGCTTCCAGTTTTGCCAACTGAAGAGGATTTCCCATACGCTATTCGTTCGGTGACAGAAATTATGAGCCAGAACGGCTCCACTTCAATGGCGGCGACTTGTTCTAGCTGCTTGGCGTTGATGGATGCTGGCGTGCCAATTTCGGCTCCAGTGAGTGGAATTGCGATGGGATTGATGATGGATGGCGATACTCCGTATGTGTTGAGCGATATCGCTGATGCTGAGGACTTTGCTGGTGATATGGACTTTAAGGTAACTGGAACTTCAAAGGGTATTACAGCTCTTCAAATGGACATGAAGGTTCATGGACTGCCGGTGGCGATTTTGCGTCAGGCAATTGAGCAGAGTAAGGCGGGGCGTGCGCACATTTTGGAACATATGCTTAGTGTGCTTCCAGGGCCTCGTGAGTCGCTCAGTCCGTATGCACCACGAATTGAGAAGATTAAGATTGATCCGGATAAGATTGGCGTGATTATTGGTAAGGGCGGTGAGACGATCAATAAGATTACTTCGGAAACTGGCGCTGAGATTGATATTAAGGAAGATGGTTTGATTACCGTGGCCAGCCCAGACGGCGCGTCGATTGAAAAGGCTATGAACTGGATTAAGAGTCTGGTTGAGGAGCCAGAAGTCGGCAAGATTTACGAAGGTAAAGTTGTTGGCATTAAAGATTTTGGCGCGTTTGTGAATATACTTCCTGGTGTTGACGGAATGGTTCATATTTCGAAATTGGCAGAACATCGAGTTGAAAAAGTGACTGATGTCGTGAAAGAAGGGCAAACTGTTCGCGTGAAAATTACTGGAATTGACGAGCGCGGTAAGATTAATTTGACGATGATTGGTTTATAAATATATAATAGCGAAAGCGTAATTTTAGGAGGAAAATTTATGGACAATAGTAATAACAACAAACCGCAAACACCGCCTCAGCCACAATTCCAGCAGGCTCCACAGCAGCCTCAGGCTCAGCAGCCTCAACCACAACAACCAGTCATGGGAGCTCCATACCAAATGCCACCAAAAAAGAAAATGAGTAAAGGTGCTTTATGGGGAATTATCGGCGGAATAATTGGACTAGTCGTAATTATCGTTGGTGTAGTCCTGGCTGTCTTACTGCTAAGTGGTCCAAGTAAGGCGGATTATAAAGCTGCTGGAGAAAAGTTAAACGAGACAATTGAGATATACAATAAGGCGGCTTCGTCGCTTTCGTACATCTCCACTTCAGAAACTGAGACTTCATTGAAATCCAATCGTGATAAGCTCGCTAAAACAAAGAGCGAAGTTAACGACAGGTTGGCTGAGATAGGTAAAATGAAGGCCATTACAGGCGACAAAGAGGTTCGTGAAAAGTATGAGGCTCTGAAGAACAAACTAGAAAAGTTCAATACAGCCGTGGATGCCTTTGAAGAAGTATACGAGAAGATTATGCCAGTGATAATTGAATTTTCTGACGGTAGGAACAGCTCTAACTTTTCTAGCGTAGAAAGCACGATTAGGAAGGCTCGACAGAATCTTAAGAATGTTGATGCTAAGAATGAAACTAATAAAAAGTTTATTAGAGATTTTACTGCCAAGCTAGAAAAAATCGAAAAGATGCTGCCGAAGGTCGCGGAGATGAAGACTGACTATAAAAAGTATAATTCCAACTATATGAGTGAATTTTATGACAGTCTTACCGCGATTCAGAAGCCTATTAATGAATGGACATCAGGAATACAGAAGTTGGCAGAAGAGGGCGAAATTCGCGATGAATTAAATGACCTAGGAACTATACTGGCAGACAAGGTAAATAAATAGTTCTGCTAAATATCATAAGCGCCTCGTTTTTTGCGGGGCGTTTTTGATAGAATAAATATATGGACAAGCAGACTAAATTGGACGCGTTGGCGGAAGAAATTGTAAAAGAGAAGGTTTGCTCGGATTTGGCTGATCAGGCGACGCAGCTTGTTATGGGCGATGGAAATCCTGATGCTGGTATCGTTTTTATTGGTGAAGCGCCGGGGAAGAATGAAGATCTGCAGGGCAAGCCGTTTGTCGGTGCTGCGGGAAAATTCCTTGATGAGATGCTAAAGTCTGCCAATTTACAGCGGTCAGATGTATATATTACCAATATTGTTAAGTATCGACCGCCGAATAATCGCGACCCATTGCCAGAGGAG from Candidatus Nanosynbacter sp. HMT-352 harbors:
- the rpsT gene encoding 30S ribosomal protein S20 encodes the protein MPIIKSAIKRAKQTLKRRERNISIKKDIKTAVKAFSAEPSAKTLAAAQSEIDTAVKKGLIKKNTAARRKSALSKIAKKAGVTLEAAKKPAAKPATAKKTATKKAPAKKPAVKKSEK
- a CDS encoding sortase, translating into MSLQLDSVKNRQKSWKSYILTIIAILMILGGVYLLALIGTPLILSQNINPKDNHTTHLITKTENKITENRLYIPKIDINLPYSTGGAETMEHGAWWRKPENGNPKDGGNFVLSAHRFIMGLTPQQTLRKSPFYNINKLTVGDEIIIDYNGVRYNYVISEKQSVKPDAVEIEQRTDQPQLTLYSCTLGGANDGRDVIIAKLKK
- the polA gene encoding DNA polymerase I, whose amino-acid sequence is MKRLVVIDGKSVFYRGYYAMPGLSMADGTPTGGVYGFVSLAIELIKKLEPDYVAVAWDKRGTNIRKRRELYPEYKAGRKPAPDDFYQQIPILHELLDAFGWPLYEIDDYEADDILGAFARQAESRGIETCLITSDLDALQLISPMTKVYAMKNGLRNIEEFTAEHFEEKYGIRTEQFLDLKALKGDSSDNLPGVPGIGEKTAVKLLQEYETLDGVYEHLDEQKGALRTKLENGRESAYLTKQVAEIWTDAPIELDWDVADVNDCDFARVTEILQKLEFNSLIGRLPRTMRMAENEKKEEPKLDIPRIEKLPDMPMFESENIIYIDSSEPDVIYISSNPESVWTAKISEISQSVWQLLAQGTVIAADVKQLYHALDNHGVAVRFHEVCDVGQAAFLIDPLKRDRSLNALSGDFSDDNSAPYQLARLHKIYREQKVYMSNNSQIARVAYEFDFPVIWALFQMEKRGMKLDDTLLKQMGDELAAEVRELEQQMYSMAGYEFNASSPAQLSEVLFTKLQLPTVGIKKGKTGYSTGQKELDKLRGQHPIIELIERYRELTKLISTYIEALPKLMATDGRIHTTFNQDVTSTGRLSSTNPNLQNIPVRTELGRKIRQAFVPSDGKVFVGADYSQFELRLAAVLAGDEKLIEDFNSDVDIHAKTAAETYGMSIDEVSKSQRRAAKVINFGVLYGMSPHGLAAATGMSFTEAKKFIDHYFEVRKPIRQYLDKILTQAREQGFVETYFGRRRPTPDVKSSNFMVRSSAERAAMNMPIQGTEADLMKLAMIRLEDKLSGLADAILQVHDSILVECKPEDVQKVSEIMKAEMEGVCPELPIKLKVDVGTGVNWGEV
- the truB gene encoding tRNA pseudouridine(55) synthase TruB; this translates as MDEVILIDKPQGMTSFGVVARLRRVLSNQAGKKVKVGHTGTLDPFATGLMIIVTGKKCREAEAFTKLDKWYEAEIILGKNSSTGDPEGEITDVSDYEPSLEEVRKVISQFVGKIEQTPPIFSAIKINGERAYKLARKGKQVEIPKRVIEIYSLELLAYEYPKLKIRTHVSSGTYIRTLAVDIGEKLGTSAYCENLRRTKIADYSIDAAKTLADFGITS
- the mutM gene encoding bifunctional DNA-formamidopyrimidine glycosylase/DNA-(apurinic or apyrimidinic site) lyase, which translates into the protein MPELPEVETVRRGLADLLPGQAVVRATVFDSPKSFPNSPIDVQQFLYGAHVTAVRRRAKVLMIDLDTRYSLVIHLKMTGQLIFRGANSFAGGHPNDSLIGELPDKSTRVQIDFTDGSHLFFNDQRKFGWMKLMPTDEIGNLPFMQKVGPEPLDKKTEAGDFIKRIRRRQNSMIKPAFLDQSVIAGVGNIYADEALWAAKIHPQTRVKNVSDKQLEKLFHELRQILQLSIDQGGSTDKNYVDAEGRKGNYLSFAHVFRREGQPCHRHPDQDIVKMRVSGRGTHICPVCQVEAK
- the rpsO gene encoding 30S ribosomal protein S15 — encoded protein: MISKENKAKAIALTQVNKNDVGSPQAQVSVLTARIKEVTEHLKANKHDFMARRGLIQMVGKRKRLLKYLERTDFESYKAVVAKLGLRK
- the holA gene encoding DNA polymerase III subunit delta; translated protein: MIYLFYGENEFEKRRAIAKLIGDEKVARHDGEDLTLAGTQEIAIGQTLFMNSSVYLISKLGENSEIWSQLPDMKFDDDRTIILVEDKIDKRTKTYKWLQKNAKVQEFSPLSDRQKPQLLKWCVAEAKVRECELTNRQAEIIIDRLGFDQLRLSNFLDQLALAEKVTDDLIDNFIPLARTENMFDLFVSALAGDYGRVHDIISYLESESGVDGAYQTMGLLASQATNLTALVLAGGDSKSVASDFSANPYVLRKLASSAKGVDKKKLKRINDALLRADLQMKTTSVNPWLLVEAALVGIGK